A genomic window from Diceros bicornis minor isolate mBicDic1 chromosome 35, mDicBic1.mat.cur, whole genome shotgun sequence includes:
- the RAN gene encoding GTP-binding nuclear protein Ran yields MAAQGEPQVQFKLVLVGDGGTGKTTFVKRHLTGEFEKKYVATLGVEVHPLVFHTNRGPIKFNVWDTAGQEKFGGLRDGYYIQAQCAIIMFDVTSRVTYKNVPNWHRDLVRVCENIPIVLCGNKVDIKDRKVKAKSIVFHRKKNLQYYDISAKSNYNFEKPFLWLARKLIGDPNLEFVAMPALAPPEVVMDPALAAQYEHDLEVAQTTALPDEDDDL; encoded by the exons ATGGCCGCCCAGGGAGAGCCGCAGGTCCAGTTCAAA CTCGTATTGGTTGGGGACGGTGGCACTGGGAAAACTACGTTCGTGAAACGCCATCTGACGGGGGAATTCGAGAAGAAGTATGTAG CCACCTTGGGCGTCGAGGTCCATCCCCTCGTGTTCCACACCAACAGAGGGCCCATCAAGTTCAACGTGTGGGACACAGCGGGCCAGGAGAAATTCGGTGGACTGAGAGATGGCTATTACATTCAAG CCCAGTGTGCCATTATAATGTTTGATGTAACATCGAGAGTTACTTACAAGAATGTGCCTAACTGGCATCGAGATCTGGTACGAGTATGTGAAAACATCCCCATTGTGTTGTGTGGCAACAAAGTGGACATTAAGGACAGGAAAGTTAAGGCAAAATCTATTGTCTTCCACCGAAAGAAGAATCTTCAG tACTATGACATTTCTGCCAAAAGTAACTACAACTTTGAAAAGCCCTTCCTCTGGCTTGCTAGAAAACTCATTGGAGACCCTAACTTGGAGTTTGTCGCCATGCCTGCTCTTGCCCCACCAGAGGTTGTCATGGACCCAGCTTTGGCAGCACAGTACGAGCATGATCTAGAG GTTGCTCAAACAACTGCTCTCCCGGATGAGGACGATGACCTGTGA